The following nucleotide sequence is from Alkalihalobacillus sp. LMS39.
TTAGAAGGTGTTCCAGGTACGGGGAAAACAAAAATGGTCCGAACATTAGCGTCTTTATTAGGTGGTACATTCCATCGTATTCAGTTTACTCCAGATTTGCTTCCGAGCGATATTACAGGAAGTATGATTTACAATATGAAAGAAGGTTCATTTCAAACGTTAAAAGGTCCCATTTTTACTAATATTTTGCTTGCGGACGAAATTAACCGAACACCAGCGAAAACACAGGCAGCTCTTTTAGAAGCGATGGAAGAAAAACAAGTGACTATTCAAGGAGAAACATTTGAATTACCTGATGTGTTTTTTGTAGTGGCTACGCAAAATCCAATTGAATTTGAAGGGACATATCCACTTCCAGAAGCCCAACAAGATCGATTTTTATTTAAATTAACAATCGATTTTCCATCTTTAGAGGAAGAAACAAAAGTATTACGAGAAAGAATAGAAAACAAAGTAAATTCTCAACCGATTCCAACTTTTCTTGACATGGATACGTTTGCTATCATTCGAAAAGAAATGGAACAAGTGACAATTCGGGACAGTGTGCTCGAATATATTATGAAAATCGTTAGGCTAACGAGAGAATCAGAGATGTTTCGTTTTGGAGCTAGTACTCGCGCAGCAATAGCCATTGGAAAAGCGAGTCAAGCGTGGGCTTATTTATCAGGAAGGGATTATGTGACTCCTGATGATATAAAAATTGTTGCTCGACCAGCTTTACGCCACAGAGTTCAATTATCTCCTCATACAGAATTGGAGGGAGCGACCGTTGACCAAACTATCGCAGAACTTATTGGATCGATTCCTGTTCCGAGATAAAGGGATTGTACCATCGAAAAAACTAGTAATCTTCCTTAGTATAACGGCAGGGATTCTTTTAATTGGAAGTTTTTTCGGTCTTTCGTTCGTTTTTATTCTTCTTATATTAATCATTGTTTTACTTGGAAGTGTAAGTGACTTAATGTTTTCAGCTAAAAAAGAACAATTAACATTTACTAGAACTATTGAGGAGAAAATCGAGCGTGGTCTTTCTTATCGTGTCTCAATTACAATAGAAACGATATCTTCTCATTGGATGAAGATGGAATTCATTGATGGATTGCCACAATCGTTTGTGCGGCCTTTTCCGATTCATGGAGTATTATCTAGCGAAAAAACAACCGTGATTTATGAAACGACCGCTCCCGTACGAGGGGATTATACGCTCTCTTATTTGTTCGTTCGCTATGAAAGCAAATTCGGATTATGGAAAAAACAAATAAAAGTACCACTTGAGCATAAAGTGAAAGTCATCCCTGATATGACGGAGACAAAACGGTATTTAGAAAGTGCACAACGATATTTATTATATGAAGGTTCAATGACACGAAAACATCGAAGTGGTGCAGGTGAATTTTCAAAAATTAGAAACTATGTCGTTGGGGATGACCCGCGCTTAATTAATTGGCGTCAAACAGCAAAGCTTCAAGAAGTCATGTCGAATGAATATGAGCCTGAACATGGAAAATATATAACGATTTTAGTTGATTGCGGTCGTATGATGGGGGCGGAGTTAAAAAAAGGAAACCGCTTGGAAAAATCGTTAGAAGCGGCATTAACCGTTACAGCAGCAGCGCTAAATAAAGGTGATTATGTTGCTGTCATTGCCTTCTCGAAAGATGTGAAAGTTTTTGTGCCTCCTGGCAAAGGAATGGCGCATTTTCAAACGATTTTGCATGCAATTTATGATGTGCAAGTGGATGCAGCAGAATCAAATTATGGAGAAATTTTACGTTACTTAGAACTTGTTCAAAAAAAGCGCAGTTTCCTTTTGTTATTTAGTGATGTAAGAACGTTTTTACATGAAGAAAGTGCACTTCATTATTTAATGCGATTACGAAAACGCCATTTATTTTTAATGATTGGTGTAGAAGATGAGACATTATTAGAAAGAGTTAGTGACGATCCGACAACGGTTCACGATGCTATGATAAAAACGATAGCACAGCAACAATGGTTAGTAAAAAAACGAGGAAAAGCAAAGTGGGAAAAACAAGGCCTCCACTTAGTGGAGGCAAAAGAAGAAAGGTTGGCAACGATTGCTGTTTCCTCGTATATCAATATTATCAATCGTGGGTTGTTATAAGCTGTTTTTTCGTAAGCAATCTATTCCCAACGATAATATAGGCAAATAATCCAATGACGGTAACAAAAGCAACAGCATATTTAGCTCCTAGCGGAAGGGATGCAGGTGTGATAAATCCTTCAACAAAGGCAGCAATGATGAATAGCGGAATGGTACCAAGTAAAAGTAAAACGGAGCGTTTCCCGTTTTCTTTTAATTGGTAACCTCTAGAATATTCACCTGGCACAAATAACTTATAGCCCATTAATAGTCCTGCACCACCAGCAATAAAGATGGCCGTCAATTCAATCATACCGTGTGGAACGATGTAAGCCCAAAATTGATAGGACATTCCATAATGCCAAAAAAGAGCAGCCAAAGCACCAACGATAATGCCGTTATAAATTAAAACGTACACCGTCAGAATGCCAAATGTCACCCCGCCAGCAAAAGCTAAAATAGCAACTTGGATATTATTTAACATAATGGTGACGGACATATAAGATGCATTTATCATATCGTGATTTTTCCCTAATTGCTCAGGGTCCACTGCTTGAGCAATATCAGCAGGAAGAATCGAATATAAATAAAGAGGATCTTGTAACACCGTAAAAAAACTTCCAAGCATTCCTAACGAGAACAAAAGCATCGCAACAATAATAAATTTCCATTGTTGGAGAAAGAGCCCAACAAAAGTTGTGCCAAAAAATTGTCCGATTTGTTTTAAACTAGAAACTTGGTTACGGTATAGTAAATTATGAGCTTTCGCAACAAGACCGTTTAAGTAAAAGGTAACATCTTCGCCTTTAAAATAAGTTTGGCTATAGGATAAATGTTGTGCTGTTTTTTGATACAGCTTATGAAAGTGTTCGATTTCTGCTCCTGTTACATTACGCTTTTTTTTGTGGAAAATACGAATGAGATGTTCAAGTTGCTTCCAATCTTCGCGGTGCAATTGAACAAATTGTTTCATCTTCATTGTGACACCCTCTTATCATTTACATACGAATTAAGACAAAAGCCTTTATATCTATTATAGTGATACGATAGAAAAATAGAAACAGATAAGTTAAATTTTTACATACATGAGGTGAGAATAAGTGAATGAAATCGAAGTAAAAACACCAGAATATGTGTCACTACAGTTTGAACCTGCAGGATTAGGAAGCCGTTCGGTAGCCTTTATTATTGATCAAGCGATTTTAACAGTCGCTTCAATAATACTTGTAGTAATTTTTATGATTATTTTGCCTGTGCTTGAAGCTGGAGGTGTACCGACGGCTTTTGCAGATATTCTTTTAATCTTGTTTTTTGTGTTATTATTTTTAATGAATTGGGGATATTTTGTTGTATATGAGTTTTTTTCAGCTGGACGCACAGTTGGCAAAATGGCTATTGGTATTAGAGTAATCCAAGAAAACGGACATAGCATTACGTTGTTATCAAGTTTTCTGCGCAATTTACTCCGAATCATTGATGCTTTACCAACGAGTTACTTACTAGGGATATTGATGATTTTTCTTCATCCGAAACATAAACGAATCGGTGATTTAGTTGCCGGGACCATTGTCGTTCATGAAAAAAGAAAAAAAGCTATAAAAAGAACCTCGATTGATATTGAAATCCAAAAAAGAAAAATACAAAGCTCCGATCAACACGTTTCGATCTCTTCTTTCGGCAAAAAAGAATGGGACCTCCTTAAAATGTATAGTGAGCGATTATTGCATTTACAGCAGGAAGAACGTATACATGTAACAGAACAATTAGCATCAAAACTATTTCCGAAAGCAGGTATCCCTGTCGAAGGAAAAACACATTACGAACGAGAAAATGGCTTGCTTCTTCTTTATGTGAAAATGAAAGAAGAGTGGGAATTCGAGCTTTAAACTGCCGTGAAAGTACGGCAGTTTTTTTTACGCTCGTATGGGCATCGAAAGCCACTCGATACGTTTTTTTGTTTTATGATTATTATGCCGATATATTTGATTGCAAGTAATCATATGTCGGATTTGAATAAAACATAGTTAGTTTTTCATAAAATACCGAAAGAAACGAACTTGGCTATTCATTAGAAAAAATTACGAAGCAGAATTCTAGAAAAATGTTAAAAATAGGAGTAGTCTATACTCAGGAATTTTTAACATGTTGAGAGAAGGTATGATATGAATGCTTCATTAGGAACGATTAATCGAAAAACCGTTGTTGCTTTATTACTTATTGGTTCATTTATTGCTATATTAAACCAAACATTAATGATTACTGCGATACCGCCGATTATGAATGAAATGGGAGTCAGTCCGAATAGTGCACAATGGTTAACGACTGTTTTTATGCTTGTAAATGGGATCATGATTCCTGTTAGTGCTTTTTTATTAGAACGATTTACAACGAGACAATTATTTATTACCGCAATGAGTGTCTTTGCCTTTGGTACTCTTGTTGGTGGGTTTGCGGCTAATTTTGAGATGTTGTTGCTTGCCCGAGTCATTCAATCATTAGGGGCAGGTGTAATGCTGCCATTAATGACAACCGTCTTTTTAATGATTTTTCCAAAAGAAAGGCGAGGCTCTGCCATGGGATTAATCGGGTTAGTGATTTCCTTTGCCCCAGCAATTGGTCCGGCATTATCAGGCTGGGTCACTTCGAATTACTCTTGGCGTGTGTTGTTTTTTATTATTTTTCCGATAGCCATTATCGATATTATTGTTGCGATATTTGTTTTGAAAAACGTTACTGAGGTAACTAAGCCAAATGTCGATATCATCTCCATTCTGTTTTCTTCCTTTGGGTTTGGCGGATTGCTATATGGGTTTACAAATGCAGGGAATAACAGTTGGACACATTTCTTAACGTTACTTTCATTAGGGATTGGGGTATTGGCGTTACTACTATTTATTTTGCGGCAATTAAAGCTTGCACATCCTATGCTTGAATTCCGTGTATTTACATATTCAATCTTTCCATTTGCTGTTATTGTCGGAATGATTGGATTTATGGGATTAATAGGTGTTGAAACATTAGTTCCAATGTACATGCAAAATATGAGAGAGTTCACCGCTTTTGAAGCAGGGTTAGCTTTATTACCTGGGGCATTAGTCATGGGAATGATGTCGCCGATTACAGGGAGGATTTTTGATAAAATTGGGGCGAAATGGTTAGTCATTACTGGGTTGCTCATAATGACAATTTCTTCTTTTGCGTTCGTCATTTTAAGTCCCACTACATCTTTTGTTTATATTACCGTCATGTATACGATAAGAATGTTTGGATTATCAATGGTGATGATGCCTGTTGCAACGGCAGCACTTAATCAGCTACCTAACCGATTGATCCCACATGGAGCTGCGATGGATAATACGATGAGAATGGTTGCAGCTTCAGTAGGGACGGCGATATTAGTGACTGTAATGACGACGACTAAGCAAAGAGCAGAAAGTCAAGGCCACCTTGACTATCCTGATATTTATGGGGTGAATATGGCATTTATCGTATTATCTGTCTTAACTTTGCTTGCTTTAATCGTAGCGTTGTTTATTAAATTTGAACGAAATAAAAACAATGAAACGAAACTAGAAGGGCAACAAGAATAAATAAAAGTTATAAAATGTAAAAACCGTTAGCGATTGGGCTAACGGTTTTTATTCACTATTTAATTTATAAGACGAAACCTTTTTATTTTTCGTTTCGTAAAATATAGAAGTGAAAGGGAGGCATAGTTAATTATGAAACTATTATCCGGAACGATAAATCATGATATTATTATTGAAAGAGATACTGTATTGCTTGGGAAAGTCAAAGGTACTGTAACCGTGTTGAGCGGGGCGAAATTAGAATTGAGAGGGGAGGTAGATGGGACAATTATTATATCTCCATTCTCCCGGTTAGTTGTGGAGCACACCGTTTTCGGCGATATAGTCAATCGAGGTGGACAAATCGAAAAGATTAATGGAGAAATTAAAGGTCAAATTATTAATGAATAATTGACAAATACCAATGATTTCATCTTCTTCCAGAAAGACTTTTTAGTCCTAATCAAAGATAGGCACTAAGTTCCTTTCTTCTATATTTCATCGTGTTCAACATGTCGTTTTTCCACGACTTATGCAGTGTTTTAAAAGATTTCATCGAATTGTTGCTAAGAACATTGTATAATAGGAAAATCCGAAGAATGTACAATCTAGTAAGGGAGGGCCTACCAAATGGTATGGGTATTAACTATTTTGTTTGTTTCAGCGATTGTATTGCTCGCCGTGTCATATGTAAAAATGAAGCAATCAAAAACAGAGGAACAACATCATATTGAACAAGTCTCTATTTCTATGACAGAAGAATTACTAAAAGTTCAGGAGCAACTTAGAAAAATAGAATTAGATGCTGAAATTACGGCACAAGAAGCAGAGGTAAGTACTGGGGAACAAAGACAGTTAATCCGTGACGTATTAGATTTACATAGGCGAGGTTATTCCTTTGATAGTATTGCGAATGAAAAACAACGCAGTGTACAAGAGATTGAACTCATGCTAGCTCCTTATGTTCAGCAAAAGAATGAAAGGAGAAAAGTAGCCAATGACAGCTAATCAAATGCGTAGTTTTGCTATCGGGCTGCTTGTGGCAGCTAGTGTATGTGCTGTTGTTTATTTTTCTACTCCTGGACAAGCAAGTGTAGCAGAAAAAGTAGAACCTATTACAATTGAAGTGCCAAGAGAACCTGAGGAATCCGAGTTGAAAAGTATGTTAGCAGACAAAGGTTATGTCATCTTAACTGAGTCGGAGTTAGAAGCCCAACTTGATGAAGTGGAAACAAAATGGACGGAACAGCTAAAAGAAATAGAAAAACAACAAGAAAAAGAGCAAGAAGAAAAGGAAAAAGAGAAAGAGAAACAAGACGATAAAGAATCTGAGGTTGTTTATCGTACGATGCTTTCTGTCGTTTCTGGAATGACAAGTATTGATGTTGGTGACGCCCTTGTTCGTGCAAACATCATTGAAAGTTCAAGAGAATTTTCTGATGAAGTAGAGAAAAAAGGGTTAGCTCAAAATCTTCGACCAGGCACATATGAAATTGATAGTAGTATGTCAATGAGTGAAGTTATATCTATCATCTTTAAATAAAACAAACGCACCTTTATGGCTGCGTTTGTTTTTCTTTATTTGTTAACTCAAATGATATCGAATCTAGTTCATTCCCGTTAATGATAATTGAAAGGTGATGTGTTCCTGCATAATGTATCCG
It contains:
- a CDS encoding endolytic transglycosylase MltG, which gives rise to MTANQMRSFAIGLLVAASVCAVVYFSTPGQASVAEKVEPITIEVPREPEESELKSMLADKGYVILTESELEAQLDEVETKWTEQLKEIEKQQEKEQEEKEKEKEKQDDKESEVVYRTMLSVVSGMTSIDVGDALVRANIIESSREFSDEVEKKGLAQNLRPGTYEIDSSMSMSEVISIIFK
- a CDS encoding MoxR family ATPase; the encoded protein is MRQELTSLIEQYETHIHGQSLNIKLLLASILTGGHVLLEGVPGTGKTKMVRTLASLLGGTFHRIQFTPDLLPSDITGSMIYNMKEGSFQTLKGPIFTNILLADEINRTPAKTQAALLEAMEEKQVTIQGETFELPDVFFVVATQNPIEFEGTYPLPEAQQDRFLFKLTIDFPSLEEETKVLRERIENKVNSQPIPTFLDMDTFAIIRKEMEQVTIRDSVLEYIMKIVRLTRESEMFRFGASTRAAIAIGKASQAWAYLSGRDYVTPDDIKIVARPALRHRVQLSPHTELEGATVDQTIAELIGSIPVPR
- a CDS encoding RDD family protein, which codes for MNEIEVKTPEYVSLQFEPAGLGSRSVAFIIDQAILTVASIILVVIFMIILPVLEAGGVPTAFADILLILFFVLLFLMNWGYFVVYEFFSAGRTVGKMAIGIRVIQENGHSITLLSSFLRNLLRIIDALPTSYLLGILMIFLHPKHKRIGDLVAGTIVVHEKRKKAIKRTSIDIEIQKRKIQSSDQHVSISSFGKKEWDLLKMYSERLLHLQQEERIHVTEQLASKLFPKAGIPVEGKTHYERENGLLLLYVKMKEEWEFEL
- a CDS encoding DUF58 domain-containing protein; translation: MTKLSQNLLDRFLFRDKGIVPSKKLVIFLSITAGILLIGSFFGLSFVFILLILIIVLLGSVSDLMFSAKKEQLTFTRTIEEKIERGLSYRVSITIETISSHWMKMEFIDGLPQSFVRPFPIHGVLSSEKTTVIYETTAPVRGDYTLSYLFVRYESKFGLWKKQIKVPLEHKVKVIPDMTETKRYLESAQRYLLYEGSMTRKHRSGAGEFSKIRNYVVGDDPRLINWRQTAKLQEVMSNEYEPEHGKYITILVDCGRMMGAELKKGNRLEKSLEAALTVTAAALNKGDYVAVIAFSKDVKVFVPPGKGMAHFQTILHAIYDVQVDAAESNYGEILRYLELVQKKRSFLLLFSDVRTFLHEESALHYLMRLRKRHLFLMIGVEDETLLERVSDDPTTVHDAMIKTIAQQQWLVKKRGKAKWEKQGLHLVEAKEERLATIAVSSYINIINRGLL
- a CDS encoding MDR family MFS transporter, with protein sequence MNASLGTINRKTVVALLLIGSFIAILNQTLMITAIPPIMNEMGVSPNSAQWLTTVFMLVNGIMIPVSAFLLERFTTRQLFITAMSVFAFGTLVGGFAANFEMLLLARVIQSLGAGVMLPLMTTVFLMIFPKERRGSAMGLIGLVISFAPAIGPALSGWVTSNYSWRVLFFIIFPIAIIDIIVAIFVLKNVTEVTKPNVDIISILFSSFGFGGLLYGFTNAGNNSWTHFLTLLSLGIGVLALLLFILRQLKLAHPMLEFRVFTYSIFPFAVIVGMIGFMGLIGVETLVPMYMQNMREFTAFEAGLALLPGALVMGMMSPITGRIFDKIGAKWLVITGLLIMTISSFAFVILSPTTSFVYITVMYTIRMFGLSMVMMPVATAALNQLPNRLIPHGAAMDNTMRMVAASVGTAILVTVMTTTKQRAESQGHLDYPDIYGVNMAFIVLSVLTLLALIVALFIKFERNKNNETKLEGQQE
- a CDS encoding stage II sporulation protein M: MKMKQFVQLHREDWKQLEHLIRIFHKKKRNVTGAEIEHFHKLYQKTAQHLSYSQTYFKGEDVTFYLNGLVAKAHNLLYRNQVSSLKQIGQFFGTTFVGLFLQQWKFIIVAMLLFSLGMLGSFFTVLQDPLYLYSILPADIAQAVDPEQLGKNHDMINASYMSVTIMLNNIQVAILAFAGGVTFGILTVYVLIYNGIIVGALAALFWHYGMSYQFWAYIVPHGMIELTAIFIAGGAGLLMGYKLFVPGEYSRGYQLKENGKRSVLLLLGTIPLFIIAAFVEGFITPASLPLGAKYAVAFVTVIGLFAYIIVGNRLLTKKQLITTHD